The genomic region TCCTCGTATTTGGCGCTGCAggtacttatttttctttctgtacataGAAATCAGTGCTTAAATAGGTGGCAAAATATCTCTGAACAGtgattcaaaataaaatatgaagaatgGAGTCTAAGtctaaataaataacataattCATGGCCAAACAactgctgcaaagaaagcatGGGCCTACTTCTGAGTCAGCCGTGTATCAGTTGCTCTGTGTCCGCTATCTCCCAATACTCTCACATCTTAACTCTATACAAATTGATGCAAAAGATGTAAGAACACTGTTTGCTCAAGTATTCGCTGAAGatagttttcaaaattatatgCTTATGTTTTAATTTGACAATTTTTATTGTTGTGTTTATCAACAGAAATGGTCCTCATCCatggccagaaaaaaaatcttggtatttctgtaataaacaGATTAGAAATTTAATATATCCCCCCCAGAGTCTTTGCAAACAAGCCATAGGTGAGGCATTATTTGCTAGTGAATAATGGAATCACTTCAATCAACAAGTGCATCTGACAGGTTCACGAACATAACTGACCGTAATGATCATTTTTGCAAATAGAAAATCTTGCTTTTAGTAGCCTCAACATGAGTGCTTGTATCTTCaactctaatttaaaaaatacccaaactTAAATCTATTGTTACCTCGTGAAGATTTTCTCTGGCTGGCATCAAATTTTATTCCTCTGTAGAGTTCCAAAGAAATTAGGCCATACGCAACCATCATTATAATCCCAGGTATAAGAAAGAGTATGAGTAGCAGGAAAGTGTACCTAAAGAATCAAAAGACAAACTGAGACCAGGGAacagcacaaaaccagaaaaactcCTTTTTCTCCAGGTGAGAATTGGGGGAAGGGGAACGGGGCAGGATTTCAAGATTTTTCCGAAATTTTCTCGTGCTAATCCAAAGCATCATTTTGACACCTCTGGAAATTAGAAGCTTCCcacctcttctcctccttcttctcctaGAAAAGTAGAGCAGGAACAAGGCTATTGTGGCTGCAAAACACCCGTCGCCCAAGCTCCGGAGGCCCAGAGGAGATGGGCGCTCCCGTGGTGGTTAGAGGGGGAGGAAGGTCTCTCTGCCCATGAGTGGGGCTCCCTGCTGTAACCAGATGAGCGTCGGATGCCCTGTAGCTTTGAATGATGTAAAAATTGCCTTGCAGAAGCCAAACGAGGAGCTGCTGGTTGTCAAAGGAGCCCCGGGTACTGGCAGTCACTACTTCAGTGAGATCTAACTTGCCAAGGGTTGTGGCACAcgtgggcagggacacagaAGCCACAACCCGGGCTTTCATCCCTCGGGCTACACAAAGCCCCCGGGGAGGGATCCTGGGGCCGGCAACCCCTTTGCTGAAGGAAGCAGCTTTTACTTGGCTGCACATCTGTTACTCTCCTAGGCAGCTTCGCTAATGTGATTACAAGTTGGGGAAATAATTCCGTTTAAATGCATTCACGAGCCTATGTCTCTTCTGCTCCCTGGGACTTCAGTGCAAACTCACTAATGCACCTCGGAATCTGCAATGACACCATGGAGAAGAGAATTTCACCCTGGACCCTCCCTCCTTATCTGTACTCATACTGCCAAATACCTGAGACTACCAAAAGCATTAATACAAATTCACTATGTTTGTGGATACACCATACTGAAGTCCATACGTTAATCTTGTTCCCAGTTCCAACTGACCTTCAGTATCCCAAAAAATCTGAACATCTTCTCAGTGCCAGTTAAAGCATTTAGTCATCGTGCAAGGACACAACTTCTAAGAGTATTGCTGCTTGATAGTGCTACTATTTACTTACTCTGCCTGGACGTGTAGGACTTGGAGCACTGTCTGTCCCCTCACCTCTCTGCCCCTATTCTCTATAAGTGACCAAAAGGGTTCAGTTCTCAAGAAAGGCATTTGCAGCCTCTCCAAGTTCTCATATTCTACTTCTCTGCTTCAGACGACCTTCAGACAAACAAATTAACAGGCAAGGCAGCACACAGTGGGGCGCTTGTATGTGTCTGCGTTTCTCAAAGAATCAAGGATTTCTCTGAAAAGATCTAAGTTTATGTATAAATTAGTGAAACCAGCATTCCTACTTGAAGAGTGACAGATGCTTTCCTTAGAGCGACAGTAAGGGCTTAGCAGACCATAGTGTGAGAATCATTGCCATGTTGGGTATCATTCCTATGACAAGGGGAAAGTCATACAAGTGTCAAAATGTAAGCAgcttaaaaatatgattttttttttttttttacttcttaaatAAGCATGATAGAAGTGTAAACGTTTGCTGAAGGTTAATACTTGATTTTCAATAGGCTTAATGCTACCATGAAATCCTGTTTTCCACCAGATAATTATGCATTTGCCAACAGTCAGTTATGTCTTACCAAGATTGCTGAATGACATCACTTGGCCAAAGGAGCCGACACATATTTGCAGTGGTGTTGTTGTACTTGGTAAAAGGTACCAGTTTGCTGTAAATTGGGTATGGTGACATGATAGTAAAGGAAACACACCAGGTAGTAGCAATCACTTTCAAGGCATGAGATTTTGTCTGCCAGACCCTGGACTGCAGAGGTTTGCAAATGGCACTGTATCTCTCCAGAGATATGGCAACCAGGTTGAATGTAGATACACTTACAGAGACacctatatatataaaataaagaaaaaggttattttcttgttttaaaggtTCATGTTATTTTCAAATAGTCTTGCTAACTTTCTGTATGcatatagaaaattaaaaatatagcaaCCTATTTATaagctaaaatatttataaatatcatACTGATTAAGTCAGCAAAGAATGTGTGGGCGATGGGTCTGGGTCTCCAGACTGATGTTACTCCTCTGCACTTCTCTAACTCCAGAGTCCAAGAGAAAAGTTTCATTCTTTCAAACCATGAAATTCTGATAACAGGGAAAGAATATGCTTTTCCTCCTAATTCTTCTCTTCGCTACTGTGGTTTATCCACTCCACTAATTGCATTGAAATTCAAACAAGcatttgaaatcagtgggattATGCTATTAATTACTCTTTTAACACAGAATTTCATAGTCCCTCTtctattgttttaatttttttaagtgtcctGCTTGACTGGTGATCTGATTTTCTCATTCAAGAGAATTAAGTATGttatcactttttaaattagatGCTAATGGAGTTACAAAGCAGGAGAAATGAAGTCATGAAGCAGAATCTTTGCCTTTAAAGTCCCCTTAATTTCTCCTGTTcatatattacaaaataaaatgcagtggtCTGTATTTCTGTCACTGAGGTGTCCCAGTTTATCACTGCAAgattataaatatttcttcttaactttgtcacaattttttctttcagtgaatgAGCTTTCATTTAATAGTCTCTGTGAATGTTCTAATGTGggtcaaaatataaaatgccaatatcttttgtttgctttacacAAAttatctgtaatttaaaataagtgttCCTacatcttaaaatgaaaaattgagcATAGGTGATGCAATGGACGTCAGTGTCTGTTTGTCAATTGAAACCTATGTTAACATGAACTGCTAATGGGAAATATCCACATTCTGACTCTTAATATAAAACACCTTCATAATGAAAAACTCcatgttcaaaaatatttcactggatttttttttataaagtaattTACACAGTTTGAAATAAGAGAAGGATGACAATGCTTCAGTAATGGTTTATGGTATTTATGGCAGCAATTCATTATAATTGTTTAAACATGGCCTTTAGTTTTATTGGTTTTATCTACAAAAAGATGTTGATTTCCCATTCGCCCACTTTAGGTGTGTACTTTCACATTACATCAAAGTTCTCAAGGGCACAGGTTGAAAGGGGACCTAAGGTTTCTGTAATTAACCACGGGTCTTCCAAGGTAGCAAAAACTTTACATaatgttctcctttttttttttttttttttaactaaacaagcaaacacacaGGAAGTATTGGAAGTGAGACAAAATCACTTACACAGGGATACGTAATCCAGGCATTTTGAAACTCCTGGCCCCACAACCAAAGGAGGTACGGCAAGGCATGTAGAAGTGATGCTTCTTAAAGCCAGCCTCTAAAACCTGTGTCTGTATTCTGTGGTCTTCTGGTGAGCTCTGATCACGCCTGGTCTGTTCTCAAAAAGGGCTTGCTCTAACTTCCAGCTCTGCAAATGACACCTACTTCggcctattttttttcatgtattgcTGCTACCAAAAATCTGTGGGCAAAATCTGCCTTTGGTGAGTACTGTACAACCCTGTCATTTGCCATGGTTGATCTGAACACTGCTAGTAACTCTGTCAGTGATGGGTAAGCAAGCACATGTGCCAGGTTCCTCCTCAAAGCTTGATCGTGCAACACGGTTCTGACTTAACCCGATTCAGCAAAACTTCTGTATGTCGTTAAAATTAAGTGGGTGCCTCTGTGTTTTGCTGGATCAGACTGAGGAAACCAGAACCATGAAGATTTGCATGACAAAGTTGTTTCTTTGTGATTTTGGTAACTGTTCAATGGCAGATGGAAACAATTGGCTTTTTACTGGTCTTTAATGACCTTCTCACCTATTTCATTAGTCAGTCTTCAAAATAAGTATAAACTTCCAACACTTACCCATGAAATAAGTGGCAGTTTTGCAAACAGCActaccaaaaataaaatctttcagcaGGTTGGGAATGAGGGTGAATGGCATGCAGAAAAGGCAGAGCATCAGGTCGCTGACTGCTAGTGACAGCAGAAACGTGTTGGTGACTGTTCTCATCCGCTTGTTTCTTATCAGCACTGTAATTACCAGCATGTTTCCCAAAACGCTGAGCAGAAATATCAAACAATACAGCAGAATCCGAATTATCTGATGCAAATCTGAAAATTGTCACAAGGAAAAATCAGTTATGCAGCATGCAGCTCATAGACTAGTGTTATATATTTCATCCTTTAATCAAAAGGTAAAAGCCTTTCTGTATTCAGTTTTACTAAGGTTTATGTCTTTACACCAATGCAAAATCAATGGAAGTGCTGAAATTCTTAAACTTATTCTGATCTACCTGAATTGCATAACATTAAAATACCATACATGTAATACAATGTACATCTGGAGAGCCAAACACGACTTCTTAAATGCACGTTCTGCTCACACTACCTGGTGTGAACCATTCACTCACCATGGGAGTTTCTCCTTTATGCAGAAGTAAGAAACGACACAGCaatcaaaaagattttaatacatggatttttttttcagcctcagaGTGctataatttcatatttaatcaCTTTCATACACGGTATCAGATCAGATAACTCCATTGTTATTGAATTGCTCAAAGAGTAAAAATCATGTTTCTACAAGTCCTTAGCACAGCTGTTTACATTTTGTGCCCAATAGTGctactgttttggttttccattATATCCAAATTTTGTTCTAGTTGAAATTTTAACCTGGAAAACCAGCACATACTAAATTCTTTCCTGCCTGTTTCTGATCCTAACTTATCAGCAAGCAGTTGATTTTGCACTCCCTCACAGAAAAAGCCTTGTgtagctgtttcttttcatagtAGCTCTACTTCCAGCTAGCAGTaaaactgcctgaaaaaaatctatttatctATACATACCTTTAGAAGGATAAGGTGGATCatccacacagaaaaaagtgtCATTTTCCAAGATGATATCGCACAAGAAAGCAGTAATATTGGTACCATTCCCAAGGAAGCTACCATCAACTATTTCCATTCTTCAGTATCCACAGGTTAGCTTTGACGAGGAGGAGGGTGGGTTTGTAACTATCTGCCCATTCTTTCagtaaacaaatacatttctgaatgaaatCGTCGGGAGAAACACAAGAGAGGCAGTTGTGCAAGGAAGCTCTTCTAACTCTCCGTCAGGAGCACCCAGCACAGAGTCCTGTTCAGGCTGAACAAGATTTATTGCAGGGGCACACAAGGcagttcagaaaagcaaagcatgctTGCACATACACACCTACacatatgcatgcacatacacacacacacacacacatcccctcTGGTACTTTTTTAGATCCACCCTCTTCTGTTACTGGACTACTGTTAGGATTATAAACAGGCTGGAAAAAGATTACAGCATTAACCCCTTGCAAGATTGGTTCTATTCAAGTCTCAGCAATATTTCTCAGAGGGAGTCTGTTACGCCACGGCCAATAAATCACAACCAGTGAGTGATGAGAGTGATAAATCCATCTCTCAACCAACAACATATAAAATGGTAAGAGTAGCTGAATAAAAGGGCAGAGAAAAACATAGTGAAGATTTTGCATGCCCTAAAAGGAAACGCTTCttatcttcatatttttcaaagcagactgAAGACTGGGTACGCTCAGAAAAACAAGAGCTGTTACATTTATCTCATTTGGTGAAGTGCTAACTTCATATGAAAGTGCTGTACGTGCCTGATCCAAACTCCAGCCAGTTGACAGAAAGACCCATTAATTTCAATGTTCTTGGATCAAACTTTATGAAAGTATGATATTAGAATTATCGGTTAATATAAGCAGAAGCCTACACATTTTCTCAGTGCAAGGGCTTGTATATGACTTGAATACAAACTTGATGAACTGATAAACTGTGGCACATTAGTTATGCATTAGTGTACAACACAACAATCCTGATTGTTTAAAAGAAACCCTTTCTTCTGAGTTCTGCTTTTTGAATACATAAATATCATCCTGTCTGGTGTTTTCACAAAGTCATGGGCTTTTAACTTCCAGTATACAGCTTGTTTATGGCCAAAAATGTGAATTAATGTTATAAATGAATCCCTGCTATAACtcaatggaaaacaaatttcacatttcaaatCTCTTCTACTTAAACAGGCAGAGCAATAACAGGTTTCTAATAACAAGTCCGGACCCCTTAAAGTTGATATACACAGACTGGAAGGCCTGGATTTCTTTCCCAGTCTCGCCAGCTTTGCCTTATGGTGCCACTAACGGGAATAGGAACGTAGGAGAGTAGATTGAAAAGTTACAGCTAAAGTTCTAATTTctaaattatcttttctttagcagattcattatattttttccatttcttttacagatttttccagtctttaaaaatctgagatAAAACAACTCAAATTGGCAATTGGTGTATACAATGTGTAACtgtctcagctgaaaaaaacattcagtcCAGCAGGACTCAATTCCAGCTTCAAAGGTGTAACATACTTGTAGGAAATTAATCCAGAACACACGttctagtttatttttctacttgtgAATCTCAAAATGGGAGAAAATCatactgaagaaacaaaagttaaaatatgtttccatttctgcaatGATTCAGCATTAAGCTTGAACATTAGGTACCAACATCTCTGAAACACGATTTTCTCTTAGCTGCCTAATTcagctttaaattttttatatgttttttattattaaattgaTGGGTATTACTA from Aquila chrysaetos chrysaetos chromosome 1, bAquChr1.4, whole genome shotgun sequence harbors:
- the CCKAR gene encoding cholecystokinin receptor type A is translated as MEIVDGSFLGNGTNITAFLCDIILENDTFFCVDDPPYPSKDLHQIIRILLYCLIFLLSVLGNMLVITVLIRNKRMRTVTNTFLLSLAVSDLMLCLFCMPFTLIPNLLKDFIFGSAVCKTATYFMGVSVSVSTFNLVAISLERYSAICKPLQSRVWQTKSHALKVIATTWCVSFTIMSPYPIYSKLVPFTKYNNTTANMCRLLWPSDVIQQSWYTFLLLILFLIPGIIMMVAYGLISLELYRGIKFDASQRKSSRERKISTCSAKYEDGDGCYLNKTKRKRKMPLQQLSATSHSKIERVRSSSSSANLMAKKLVIRMLMVIVILFFLCWTPIFSVNAWRAFDTTSADQRLSGAPISFIHLLSYTSACVNPIIYCFMNKRFRMGFLATFTCCAKQKPPVIRGEVGDEEEGKTTRASLSKCSYTHMNASAPP